Proteins encoded within one genomic window of Gallus gallus isolate bGalGal1 chromosome 1, bGalGal1.mat.broiler.GRCg7b, whole genome shotgun sequence:
- the CHD4 gene encoding chromodomain-helicase-DNA-binding protein 4 isoform X3, whose translation MASGIGSPSPCSGGSDDDEMEILLNNAIPQHQEHEEEPEEELLSEAETLKIKKKKKPKKLKEPKVPKLSKRQKKELGDSSGEGNEFVEEEEEVLRSDSEGSDYTPGKKKKKKLGPKKEKKSKAKRKEEEDEEEEDDDSKEPKSSAQLLEDWGMEDIDHIFTEEDYRTLTNYKAFSQFVRPLIAAKNPKIAVSKMMMVLGAKWREFSTNNPFKGSSGASVAAAAAAAVAVVESMVTNVDAVLPQPPVDVPLRKAKTKEGKGPNARRKPKGSPRIPDMKKPKTKKVAPLKIKLGGFGSKRKRSSSEDDDLDVESDFDDASINSYSVSDGSTSRSSRSRKKLKAGKKKKKGEEDSTVAVDGYETDHQDYCEVCQQGGEIILCDTCPRAYHMVCLDPDMEKAPEGKWSCPHCEKEGIQWEAKEDNSEGEEILEDVVGDAEEEDDHHMEFCRVCKDGGELLCCDACPSSYHIHCLNPPLPEIPNGEWLCPRCTCPALKGKVQKILIWKWGQPPVGPVPPRPPDADPNAPPPKPLEGRPERQFFVKWQGMSYWHCSWVSELQLELHCQVMFRNYQRKNDMDEPPSGDFGGEEEKSRKRKNKDPKYAEMEERFYRYGIKPEWMMIHRILNHSVDKKGNVHYLIKWRDLPYDQASWESEDVDIQDYDLYKQAYWNHRELMRGEEGRPGKKLKKVKMRKLERPPETPTVDPTVKYDRQPEYLDVTGGTLHPYQLEGLNWLRFSWAQGTDTILADEMGLGKTVQTAVFLYSLYKEGHSKGPFLVSAPLSTIINWEREFEMWAPDMYVVTYVGDKDSRAIIRENEFTFEDNAIRGGKKASRMKKEAAVKFHVLLTSYELITIDMAILGSIDWACLIVDEAHRLKNNQSKFFRVLNGYSLQHKLLLTGTPLQNNLEELFHLLNFLTPERFHNLEGFLEEFADIAKEDQIKKLHDMLGPHMLRRLKADVFKNMPSKTELIVRVELSPMQKKYYKYILTRNFEALNARGGGNQVSLLNVVMDLKKCCNHPYLFPVAAMEAPKMPNGMYDGSALIRASGKLLLLQKMLKNLKEGGHRVLIFSQMTKMLDLLEDFLEHEGYKYERIDGGITGNMRQEAIDRFNAPGAQQFCFLLSTRAGGLGINLATADTVIIYDSDWNPHNDIQAFSRAHRIGQNKKVMIYRFVTRASVEERITQVAKKKMMLTHLVVRPGLGSKTGSMSKQELDDILKFGTEELFKDEATEGGDNKEGEDSSVIHYDDKAIERLLDRNQDETEDTELQGMNEYLSSFKVAQYVVREEEMGEEEEVEREIIKQEESVDPDYWEKLLRHHYEQQQEDLARNLGKGKRIRKQVNYNDGSQEDRGSRAVFLSDWQDDQSDNQSDYSVASEEGDEDFDERSEARRPSRKGLRNDKDKPLPPLLARVGGNIEVLGFNARQRKAFLNAIMRYGMPPQDAFTTQWLVRDLRGKSEKEFKAYVSLFMRHLCEPGADGAETFADGVPREGLSRQHVLTRIGVMSLIRKKVQEFEHVNGRWSMPELAEIEENKKLSQPSSPSPKTPTPSTPGDTQPNTPAPVPPPEEGIKTEEGASNKEQGESAEPEKELSASANDTEVPMEQCAQPAETAPQEAKSPVNSTEADEKKEEPEVKERTDEPMEVESKADVEKVEDRAPTENTSEPPVITLDEKDEKKDDDKRDVVMLQNGEMLKESADERHKKAVKQRFMFNIADGGFTELHSLWQNEERAATVTKKTYEIWHRRHDYWLLAGIINHGYARWQDIQNDPRYAILNEPFKGEMNRGNFLEIKNKFLARRFKLLEQALVIEEQLRRAAYLNMSEDPTHPSMALNTRFAEVECLAESHQHLSKESMAGNKPANAVLHKVLKQLEELLSDMKADVTRLPATIARIPPVAVRLQMSERNILSRLANRSSEPPPPPPPQQVAQQQ comes from the exons AGCACGAAGAGGAGCCAGAAGAAGAGCTTCTGTCAGAGGCTGAGACGCTCAAAatcaaaaagaagaagaaacccAAGAAGCTAAAGGAACCCAAAGTGCCCAAACTCAGCAAGCGTCAGAAGAAGGAG cttgGGGACAGTTCTGGTGAGGGCAATGAGTttgtggaggaggaagaggaggttcTGCGCTCTGATAGCGAGGGCAGTGACTACACTcctgggaagaagaaaaagaagaaattagggccgaagaaggaaaagaaaagcaaagcaaaacgcaaggaggaagaagatgaggaggaagaagatgatgaCTCCAAG GAGCCAAAGTCATCTGCTCAGCTCCTGGAGGATTGGGGCATGGAAGATATTGATCATATCTTCACAGAGGAGGATTACCGCACCCTCACCAACTACAAAGCTTTCAGCCAGTTTGTCAG ACCACTTATCGCAGCCAAGAACCCTAAAATAGCTGTGTCGAAGATGATGATGGTACTGGGAGCCAAATGGAGGGAATTTAGCACAAATAACCCCTTCAAGGGAAGTTCAGgtgcatctgtggctgctgctgcagctgcagctgttgcaGTAGTGGAGAGTATGGTGACAAATGTGGATGCTGTGCTGCCGCAGCCCCCTGTAGATGTGCCTCTCAGGAAGGCCAAGACAAAGGAAGGCAAAG GACCCAATGCCCGGAGGAAGCCAAAGGGCAGTCCTCGTATTCCTGATATGAAGAAACCTAAAACAAAGAAAGTGGCACCTTTGAAGATCAAACTGGGAGGATTTGGTTCCAAGCGTAAAAGGTCATCG AGTGAAGATGATGACCTGGATGTGGAGTCAGACTTTGACGATGCCAGCATCAACAGCTACTCTGTTTCAGATGGATCTACAAGTCGCAGTAGCCGCAGTCGTAAAAAACtcaaagctggaaaaaagaaaaagaaag GTGAGGAGGACTCCACAGTGGCTGTGGATGGCTATGAGACTGATCACCAGGACTACTGTGAGGTgtgccagcagggaggagaaatCATACTGTGTGACACTTGTCCTCGTGCCTACCACATGGTTTGCCTGGACCCAGACATGGAGAAAGCCCCAGAGGGCAAATGGAGCTGCCCGCACTGT GAAAAAGAGGGCATTCAGTGGGAAGCAAAGGAGGATAACTCTGAAGGTGAAGAGATCCTGGAAGATGTTGTGGGAGATGCTGAAGAGGAAGATGACCACCATATGGAGTTCTGTAGAGTCTGCAAGGATggaggagagctgctgtgctgtgatgcATGTCCTTCATCCTATCACATCCACTGTCTGAATCCCCCATTGCCAGAGATTCCCAATGGCGAGTGGCTGTGTCCTCGCTGCACT TGTCCAGCTCTGAAAGGAAAGGTTCAGAAGATCTTGATCTGGAAATGGGGTCAGCCCCCAGTTGGCCCTGTACCACCACGTCCACCTGATGCAGATCCTAATGCACCTCCTCCTAAGCCTCTGGAGGGTCGACCTGAAAGGCAGTTCTTTGTCAAATGGCAGGGCATGTCCTACTGGCACTGCTCTTGGGTGTCAGAGTTGCAG CTGGAGCTGCACTGTCAGGTAATGTTTCGAAATTACCAACGCAAGAACGATATGGATGAGCCACCTTCAGGGGACTTtggaggggaagaggagaaaagtcgtaagagaaaaaacaaggaCCCCAAATATGCTGAAATGGAGGAACGCTTCTATCGATATGGGATCAAACCGGAGTGGATGATGATCCATAGAATCCTTAATCATAG tGTGGATAAGAAGGGGAATGTCCACTATTTGATTAAATGGAGAGACCTACCCTATGACCAGGCATCATGGGAAAGCGAGGATGTGGATATCCAAGATTATGACCTTTACAAGCAAGCCTACTGGAATCACAG GGAGCTGATGAGGGGTGAAGAAGGAAGGCCTGGTAAGAAGCTAAAGAAAGTGAAGATGCGTAAACTGGAAAGGCCCCCTGAAACTCCAACAGTAGAT CCAACAGTGAAGTATGACCGGCAGCCAGAGTACCTTGATGTAACAGGGGGAACCTTGCATCCTTACCAACTGGAAGGACTGAACTGGCTGCGATTCTCTTGGGCCCAGGGCACGGATACAATCTTAGCTGATGAAATGGGTCTGGGAAAGACTGTGCAGACAGCTGTGTTCCTGTATTCCTTATACAAAGAG GGCCACTCAAAGGGACCCTTCTTGGTGAGTGCCCCCCTCTCCACAATCATCAACTGGGAACGAGAATTTGAGATGTGGGCGCCAGATATGTATGTAGTGACCTATGTTGGGGACAAAGACAGTCGAGCAATCATCCGTGAGAATGAGTTCACTTTTGAGGACAATGCCATACGTGGAGGCAAAAAAGCATCCAGAATGAAG AAGGAGGCAGCTGTGAAGTTCCATGTTCTTCTCACTTCTTATGAGTTGATCACAATTGATATGGCCATACTGGGATCTATTGACTGGGCATGTCTCATTGTAGATGAAGCTCATCGACTGAAGAACAATCAGTCTAAG TTCTTTCGTGTGCTGAATGGTTATTCCCTGCAGCATAAGCTGCTGCTTACGGGAACTCCTCTGCAGAACAACCTGGAAGAACTGTTTCACCTACTGAACTTCCTGACACCAGAGAGATTCCA taatTTGGAGGGCTTCTTAGAAGAGTTTGCAGATATTGCCAAGGAAGATCAGATCAAGAAGCTACATGACATGCTGGGCCCGCACATGCTGAGACGCCTCAAAGCTGATGTTTTCAAGAACATGCCTTCTAAGACTGAGCTTATTGTCAGAGTGGAGTTGAGTCCTATGCAGAA gaaatactataaatatattttgacaAGGAACTTTGAGGCACTGAATGCACGTGGTGGTGGTAACCAAGTTTCATTACTCAATGTTGTTATGGATCTGAAGAAGTGCTGTAACCACCCCTACCTCTTTCCTGTGGCTGCTATG GAAGCTCCAAAAATGCCAAATGGCATGTATGATGGTAGTGCTCTTATTCGAGCATCTGGAaagttgctgctgctccagaagaTGTTAAAGAATCTCAAGGAAGGAGGTCACAGAGTGCTCATATTCTCTCAG ATGACTAAAATGTTAGACCTTTTGGAAGACTTTCTGGAACATGAAGGATACAAATACGAGCGGATTGATGGAGGAATCACAGGAAACATGCGTCAAGAGGCTATTGATCGCTTTAATG CTCCTGGTGCtcagcagttctgctttctcctttcaaCTCGAGCTGGGGGTCTTGGTATTAACTTGGCCACAGCAGATACTGTGATTATTTATGATTCAGACTGGAACCCGCACAATGATATCCAG GCCTTCAGCCGTGCACATAGAATTGGACAGAACAAGAAAGTAATGATATACCGCTTTGTGACAAGAGCATCAGTGGAGGAGCGCATCactcaggtggccaagaagaaaatgatgctAACTCATCTGGTAGTGAGACCAGGGCTGGGCTCCAAGACAGGCTCCATGTCCAAACAGGAACTTGATGACATTCTCAAATTTGGTACTGAAGAGCTCTTCAAGGATGAGGCTACGGAGGGGG GGGATAACAAAGAAGGTGAAGATAGCAGTGTTATCCACTATGATGACAAAGCAATTGAGCGTCTGTTGGATCGGAACCAGGATGAAACAGAAGACACGGAACTTCAGGGCATGAATGAGTATCTCAGCTCTTTCAAAGTGGCCCAGTATGTGGTTCGTGAAGAGGAGATGGGG gaggaagaagaagtgGAACGAGAGATTATTAAGCAGGAAGAGTCGGTGGATCCCGATTACTGGGAGAAACTGCTCCGCCACCATTATGAGCAGCAACAGGAGGATCTGGCTAGGAATCTGGGCAAGGGCAAACGTATTCGCAAGCAAGTTAACTACAATGATGGCTCACAGGAGGATAGAG GCTCAcgtgctgtttttctttcagactgGCAAGATGACCAGTCAGATAATCAGTCAGACTATTCAGTTGCTTCTGAAGAAGGAGATGAGGACTTTGATGAGAGATCTGAAG CTCGTCGGCCTAGCCGCAAAGGCCTGAGAAATGATAAGGATAAGCCCCTGCCTCCTTTACTTGCTCGAGTGGGAGGGAACATTGAG GTCTTGGGTTTCAATGCCCGCCAGAGAAAAGCCTTTCTCAATGCTATCATGCGCTATGGAATGCCACCTCAGGATGCATTCACCACTCAGTGGCTTGTTCGGGACCTCCGTGGCAAGTCAGAGAAAGAGTTCAA GGCCTATGTCTCACTGTTCATGCGCCATTTATGTGAACCTGGAGCTGATGGTGCAGAGACGTTTGCAGATGGGGTCCCACGGGAAGGTCTTTCTCGACAGCATGTCCTTACTCGCATTGGGGTCATGTCACTTATACGCAAAAAG GTGCAGGAATTTGAGCATGTGAATGGCCGCTGGAGTATGCCAGAACTGGCAGAGATAGAGGAGAACAAGAAACTTTCTCAGCCAAGCTCACCCTCTCCCAAAACACCAACTCCTTCAACACCAGGGGATACTCAGCCAAATACACCTGCCCCTGTCCCTCCTCCTG AAGAGGGAATAAAGACAGAAGAAGGAGCCAGTAACAAGGAACAAGGAGAATCTGCTGAACCAGAGAAAGAACTCAGTGCCTCTGCTAATGACACAGAGGTCCCTATGGAG cagtgtgcccagccTGCAGAGACAGCACCACAGGAAGCCAAATCCCCAGTGAACTCCACAGAAgcagatgagaagaaagaagaaccAGAGGTGAAGGAAAGAACAGATGAGCCAATGGAAGTGGAAAGCAAAG CTGATGTGGAGAAAGTGGAAGACAGAGCACCTACTGAGAATACCTCTGAACCCCCTGTAATCACTTTGGATGAGAAAG ATGAGAAAAAGGACGATGATAAGAGAGATGTGGTGATGCTGCAGAATGGAGAGATGCTGAAAGAGTCAGCAGATGAAAGGCACAAAAAGGCAGTAAAGCAACGGTTCATGTTCAACATAGCTGATGGTGGCTTCACAG AATTACACTCCCTCTGGCAGAACGAAGAGCGGGCTGCAACTGTCACGAAGAAGACATATGAGATCTGGCATCGGCGTCATGACTACTGGCTACTTGCTGGAATTATCAA TCATGGCTATGCCCGTTGGCAAGATATTCAGAATGATCCGCGTTACGCCATCCTCAATGAACCCTTCAAGGGGGAGATGAACAGGGGTAACTTCCtggaaataaagaacaaattCTTAGCAAGGAGATTCAAG CTCCTGGAGCAAGCACTGGTGATTGAGGAGCAGTTGCGGCGAGCTGCCTATCTGAATATGTCAGAAGACCCCACTCACCCCTCAATGGCTCTGAACACACGTTTTGCGGAGGTGGAGTGCCTGGCTGAGAGTCACCAGCATCTATCCAAGGAGTCAATGGCCGGGAATAAGCCTGCCaatgctgtgctgcacaaag TTCTGAAGCAGCTAGAGGAGCTTCTGAGTGACATGAAGGCAGACGTGACACGCTTGCCTGCCACTATTGCCCGTATCCCGCCGGTGGCAGTGCGCCTGCAGATGTCAGAACGCAACATCCTCAGCAGGCTCGCCAACCGCAGCAGTGAGCCCCCTCCACCGCCCCCTCCCCAACAA GTGGCGCAGCAGCAGTGA